From a region of the Microbacterium sp. nov. GSS16 genome:
- a CDS encoding GIY-YIG nuclease family protein — MTEPSLEDLAAAAVATLTGERWAITDAAQHVPARPGLYAIYGDEQAWHDLQLEPALDLPLYVGKAEASLVSRDLNGHFATNPNSTPRTGGSTVRRSFAALLRQALDLHAVPRNLAKPERFSNYGLADGGDARLNEWMHSRLTLAIWSAPAGMPVPLGDVETAVIVRFTPPINLDKNPGKLARLSAARAAMAAEAAAWGPES; from the coding sequence ATGACGGAACCCTCCCTGGAGGACCTCGCCGCGGCCGCCGTCGCGACGCTCACTGGTGAGCGCTGGGCGATCACGGATGCCGCGCAGCACGTCCCCGCACGCCCGGGCCTGTACGCCATCTACGGCGACGAGCAGGCCTGGCACGACCTCCAACTCGAGCCGGCACTCGACCTGCCTCTTTACGTGGGCAAGGCCGAGGCGAGCCTGGTCTCACGCGATCTGAACGGCCACTTCGCCACGAACCCGAACTCCACGCCGCGCACCGGCGGCTCCACCGTGCGCCGATCGTTCGCAGCCCTCCTGCGCCAGGCGCTTGATCTGCACGCCGTGCCGCGCAATCTTGCGAAGCCGGAGCGCTTCTCGAACTACGGGCTCGCCGACGGCGGAGACGCGCGCCTCAATGAGTGGATGCACTCGCGACTCACGCTCGCCATTTGGTCGGCGCCGGCGGGCATGCCCGTCCCGCTGGGCGACGTCGAGACCGCGGTCATCGTGCGCTTCACGCCGCCGATCAACCTGGACAAGAACCCCGGCAAGCTCGCCCGCCTCTCTGCTGCACGTGCCGCGATGGCCGCAGAGGCTGCCGCATGGGGCCCTGAGAGCTAG
- a CDS encoding AAA family ATPase, translated as MNGLAGESGCGKSWTALQAVATELQDGNSVVYVDLEDSAIGIVSRLLDLGVPDAFVADPTRFGYIHPEEAFKDDVRSDLWAVLDFMRPTLVVIDSTGESMALEGTDPNSDDAVAQWFKRVPDEIARRGPAVLLLDHLPKSDSAAASPIGSQRKRAAISGVQMIQTVRAGMSFAKGRPGEARLTCTKDRHGHFITGEVAAILSVNPAPARGDEGIDAVLSRTSGDDWAPTRHMHDISQHLQQVGTSLNTGEIKRSVKGKADTMTAALRILVDSGYISSTPGPRNSTNYEHIKPFRIGDPYDVPHDIAAGGRSQCGHPWHDGTCNPDWCHATHRGRCNQLIDEGYDLDIDGEVIQEPAETAERKRQLVRSIVDRPAVPGRNYSSVKEWE; from the coding sequence GTGAACGGGCTTGCTGGCGAATCTGGCTGCGGCAAGAGCTGGACGGCGCTCCAAGCCGTCGCGACGGAACTCCAGGATGGCAACAGCGTCGTCTACGTCGACCTCGAGGACAGTGCGATCGGCATCGTGTCCCGTCTCCTCGACCTTGGTGTACCTGACGCATTCGTAGCTGACCCCACCCGGTTCGGATACATCCATCCCGAAGAAGCGTTCAAAGACGATGTTCGTTCCGATCTTTGGGCAGTCCTTGACTTCATGCGGCCCACCCTGGTCGTGATCGATAGCACGGGCGAGAGCATGGCGCTGGAGGGGACGGACCCGAACTCTGATGACGCAGTTGCACAGTGGTTCAAACGTGTCCCGGATGAGATAGCACGCCGTGGCCCCGCCGTACTACTCCTCGATCACCTACCGAAGTCGGACAGCGCCGCTGCCTCACCAATCGGGTCCCAGCGGAAACGTGCAGCGATCTCTGGCGTTCAGATGATCCAGACCGTACGCGCGGGCATGTCTTTCGCCAAGGGGCGGCCGGGTGAAGCGCGCTTGACCTGCACGAAAGATCGGCATGGGCACTTCATCACCGGCGAGGTTGCCGCGATCCTGTCTGTGAACCCCGCCCCCGCTCGCGGCGACGAAGGCATCGACGCTGTGCTTTCTCGAACATCGGGTGATGACTGGGCGCCGACCCGCCACATGCACGACATTTCGCAGCATCTTCAGCAGGTGGGCACATCCCTCAATACCGGAGAGATCAAGCGGTCAGTGAAGGGCAAGGCCGACACCATGACGGCTGCGCTGCGCATCCTCGTCGACAGCGGCTACATCTCATCGACGCCTGGCCCAAGGAACTCGACCAACTACGAACACATCAAGCCGTTCCGCATCGGGGATCCCTACGACGTGCCGCACGATATCGCCGCCGGTGGCCGCTCGCAATGCGGTCATCCGTGGCACGACGGTACCTGCAACCCTGACTGGTGCCACGCAACGCATCGCGGGCGATGCAACCAGCTGATCGACGAAGGGTACGACCTCGATATCGACGGTGAGGTCATTCAGGAGCCAGCGGAGACAGCGGAGCGCAAGCGGCAGCTCGTGAGGTCGATAGTCGATCGCCCGGCGGTGCCAGGTCGCAACTACTCCTCTGTGAAGGAGTGGGAGTGA
- a CDS encoding helix-turn-helix domain-containing protein, which yields MPAITTPRNSSRLTLQEAARRRSIGQSTLRRKIADGILPAERIGRRIYISPGDLDALAQPIVGRPTAERSIDAAVARVVAEAPRLTPAQLERLAVILGGAQ from the coding sequence TTGCCTGCTATTACGACCCCCCGAAACAGTTCTCGACTCACTCTCCAGGAAGCTGCGCGTCGTCGCAGTATCGGCCAATCGACGCTTCGTCGAAAGATCGCCGACGGTATCCTTCCAGCCGAACGGATCGGCCGGCGCATCTACATCAGCCCGGGCGACCTCGATGCGCTGGCGCAGCCGATCGTCGGGCGCCCGACCGCCGAGCGGTCAATCGATGCCGCCGTCGCTCGCGTCGTCGCCGAAGCCCCACGACTGACACCAGCGCAGCTCGAACGCCTCGCTGTCATCCTCGGAGGTGCACAGTGA
- a CDS encoding HsdM family class I SAM-dependent methyltransferase: MTLAPANPDHLTQRELEQALWGAANALRGPVDPGDFKAYVFPVLFYKWISDVYDYHHEQAVEDLGEDWSQQQEDDEYQTFLIPDSAHWDETFEVTKNSGQALNKALVAIQEANPGKLAGVFGDVNWANTERIPQAALRALMAVFDKLTLDPAHVSGDMLGSAYEYLLREFAEASGKKAGEFFTPRPVVHLLVKILDPQAGDSVCDPACGSAGMLVETVEAVKLSGGNPRSLFLYGQEYNLTTAGIARMNLYLHGVEDFEIKRGDTFREPKLLDEAGRLRKFNVVIANPPFSLDNWPASTWAKDPHKRALGGIVPPARNGDWAWIQHMLSVMDERDGRVGVVMPHGVLFRGGREAEMRKWVVENDKLEAVIGLPNNLFYSTSIPVSLLIFRSDKSAERREHVMFIDARARFKAGKNQNTLSDDDVDAIDAAYKRGEDIDGDGGLSLSLVHRERIREQDYDLNIGRYIQTETKAEADVDAALASLREAQERMDAARAALDLRLREAGFDA; encoded by the coding sequence ATGACGCTTGCACCCGCGAACCCCGACCACTTGACGCAGCGAGAGCTCGAGCAGGCCCTGTGGGGTGCTGCGAACGCGCTTCGTGGCCCGGTCGATCCCGGCGACTTCAAGGCGTACGTGTTCCCGGTGCTGTTCTACAAGTGGATCAGCGACGTCTACGACTACCACCACGAGCAGGCGGTTGAGGACCTGGGTGAGGACTGGTCTCAGCAGCAGGAGGACGACGAGTACCAGACCTTCCTGATCCCCGACAGTGCGCACTGGGATGAGACCTTCGAGGTCACGAAGAACTCCGGGCAAGCCCTGAACAAGGCGCTCGTCGCGATCCAGGAGGCGAACCCCGGCAAGCTCGCCGGCGTCTTCGGAGATGTGAACTGGGCCAACACGGAGCGGATCCCGCAGGCTGCTCTTCGGGCGCTGATGGCGGTCTTCGACAAGCTCACCCTCGATCCTGCTCACGTCTCCGGCGACATGCTGGGCTCGGCGTACGAGTACCTGCTGCGGGAGTTCGCAGAGGCGTCGGGCAAGAAGGCGGGCGAGTTCTTCACCCCGCGGCCGGTGGTGCACCTGCTGGTGAAGATCCTCGACCCGCAGGCCGGCGACTCCGTGTGTGATCCGGCCTGTGGCTCCGCGGGCATGCTCGTGGAGACGGTCGAGGCGGTGAAGCTCTCCGGCGGCAACCCGCGGTCGCTGTTCCTCTACGGCCAGGAGTACAACCTCACTACCGCCGGCATCGCCCGGATGAACCTCTACCTGCACGGTGTGGAGGACTTTGAGATCAAGCGCGGCGACACGTTCCGGGAGCCGAAGCTGCTGGACGAAGCAGGACGCCTGCGGAAGTTCAACGTGGTGATCGCCAACCCCCCGTTCTCGCTGGACAACTGGCCGGCATCCACCTGGGCGAAAGACCCGCACAAGCGCGCCCTGGGAGGCATCGTCCCGCCGGCGAGGAACGGCGACTGGGCGTGGATCCAGCACATGCTCTCCGTGATGGACGAGCGCGACGGTCGCGTCGGGGTGGTCATGCCGCACGGCGTGCTGTTCCGCGGCGGCCGCGAGGCGGAGATGCGCAAGTGGGTCGTCGAGAACGACAAGCTCGAGGCCGTGATCGGCCTGCCGAACAACCTGTTCTACTCGACCTCGATCCCGGTCAGCCTGCTGATCTTCCGATCAGACAAGAGCGCCGAGCGCCGCGAGCACGTGATGTTCATCGACGCCCGTGCCCGCTTCAAGGCCGGCAAGAACCAGAACACCCTCAGCGACGACGACGTCGACGCCATCGACGCTGCCTACAAGCGGGGCGAGGACATCGACGGTGACGGCGGGCTCTCGCTCTCTCTCGTACACCGCGAGAGGATCCGCGAGCAGGACTACGACCTCAACATCGGACGGTACATCCAGACCGAGACCAAGGCCGAAGCAGACGTCGACGCTGCGCTCGCATCGTTGCGCGAGGCGCAGGAGCGCATGGATGCCGCCCGGGCGGCGCTGGACCTGCGGCTGCGGGAGGCAGGGTTCGATGCGTGA
- a CDS encoding GmrSD restriction endonuclease domain-containing protein has protein sequence MLWLVVLITGIVALTKNTPTWLRFPSRKTATIVTAISAVCFLLTGSVANAVIGGNADRPSSASPPTTALESPGLPSPSAEPTESSTPAAVEEAESVPFAGDSSTVADTSSTEGMTALQVLETLPVKGRASKTGYDRDLFGQRWLDVDRNGCDTRNDILARDLTAIVRSGSCRVLTGALNDPFTGQAISFVRGQGTSELVQIDHVVALSDAWQKGAQQLTANQRATFANDPLNLLAVEGSANAQKGDGDAATWLPKNTGFRCEYVARQVAVKATYGLWVTQAEHDAIARVLSACPEEPVLTSGFAKVVPVKQEPAPAPAPAPAPVPVKEEPAPAPQPAAPAPAAPAPAPAPVEKAPVSVYYENCTAVRAAGAAPIRTGDPGYSRKLDRDGDGVACE, from the coding sequence ATGCTGTGGCTCGTAGTGCTGATCACCGGCATCGTCGCTCTGACGAAGAACACCCCGACCTGGCTGCGGTTCCCGAGCCGGAAGACGGCGACGATCGTCACGGCGATCTCCGCCGTGTGCTTCCTGCTCACCGGCAGCGTCGCCAACGCCGTCATCGGCGGCAATGCTGACCGCCCGAGTTCTGCTTCTCCGCCAACGACAGCTCTGGAGAGCCCTGGTCTGCCGTCGCCGTCCGCGGAGCCCACCGAGAGCTCGACACCGGCCGCCGTCGAGGAGGCAGAGTCTGTGCCGTTCGCGGGTGACTCGTCGACGGTCGCCGACACCTCGAGCACCGAGGGCATGACGGCGCTTCAGGTGCTGGAGACTCTGCCGGTGAAGGGCAGGGCGTCGAAGACCGGCTACGACCGCGACCTGTTCGGGCAGCGCTGGCTGGACGTCGACCGCAACGGGTGCGACACCCGCAATGACATCCTCGCCCGCGACCTCACCGCGATTGTGCGCTCGGGTTCATGCCGGGTGCTGACGGGCGCGCTGAACGACCCGTTCACCGGTCAGGCAATCAGCTTCGTCCGCGGCCAGGGCACCAGCGAGCTCGTGCAGATCGACCATGTCGTCGCGCTCTCGGATGCGTGGCAGAAGGGCGCGCAGCAGCTCACGGCGAACCAACGCGCGACATTCGCCAACGACCCCCTGAACCTCCTTGCTGTCGAGGGGTCTGCGAATGCGCAGAAGGGTGACGGTGATGCAGCCACCTGGCTGCCCAAGAACACGGGCTTTCGCTGCGAGTACGTTGCGCGTCAGGTCGCGGTAAAGGCCACGTACGGGTTGTGGGTCACTCAGGCTGAGCACGACGCGATCGCCCGCGTGCTGAGCGCGTGCCCCGAGGAGCCGGTGCTCACCTCAGGCTTCGCGAAGGTCGTGCCGGTGAAGCAGGAGCCGGCACCTGCACCTGCACCTGCTCCTGCGCCGGTGCCTGTGAAGGAAGAGCCCGCCCCTGCACCCCAGCCCGCGGCCCCAGCGCCTGCAGCACCGGCCCCTGCTCCCGCACCTGTGGAGAAGGCACCCGTATCCGTCTACTACGAGAACTGCACGGCGGTGCGCGCCGCGGGCGCTGCGCCGATTCGCACCGGAGACCCGGGGTACTCCCGCAAGCTCGACCGCGATGGTGACGGGGTGGCCTGCGAGTAG
- a CDS encoding GIY-YIG nuclease family protein produces the protein MITFKDFLPVPQPQLTKVKFNMRAGDGSGEAWDFLMDDHERWLNFGRWRTKQTNNNMGGARYLLAFAQYYPYGPQYFMFGGAFEVTEIKPDRLDDLGYELAPLPLHEEYIKRLIIKLDRPIGRTPYLRHYVGLQESRLAPQVYELAPDVKLGTFPGYQNVRLRHHELQRIIAGDEPSWKDALSSVKGVYVITDLSCGRLYVGSASGEANGLWQRWFSYAHLKNLTGGNRELEQLRKDLGDGHIVENFQYSILEIFDPKTRADTILARESFWKNALDSRAHGMNWN, from the coding sequence TTGATCACCTTCAAGGATTTCCTTCCCGTTCCGCAGCCGCAGCTCACGAAGGTGAAGTTCAACATGCGCGCGGGCGATGGCAGCGGTGAAGCGTGGGATTTCCTCATGGATGACCACGAGCGCTGGCTCAATTTTGGTCGCTGGCGCACGAAGCAGACGAACAACAACATGGGTGGCGCGCGGTACTTGCTGGCCTTCGCGCAGTATTACCCCTATGGGCCGCAGTACTTCATGTTCGGCGGCGCGTTCGAGGTGACCGAGATCAAACCCGATCGCCTCGACGACCTGGGGTACGAGCTGGCCCCGCTCCCGCTGCACGAGGAGTACATCAAGCGCCTGATCATCAAGCTCGACAGGCCCATCGGTCGTACTCCGTACCTGCGCCACTACGTGGGGCTTCAGGAGAGCCGGCTCGCCCCGCAGGTCTACGAGCTCGCACCCGACGTCAAGCTCGGCACGTTCCCCGGATACCAGAACGTCCGGCTGCGGCATCACGAACTGCAGCGCATCATCGCCGGCGACGAGCCCAGCTGGAAGGACGCGCTCTCCAGCGTCAAGGGCGTCTATGTCATCACCGACCTGAGCTGCGGGCGGCTGTACGTCGGGTCGGCGTCAGGGGAGGCGAATGGGCTGTGGCAGCGCTGGTTCAGCTACGCGCACTTGAAGAACCTCACCGGCGGCAACCGGGAGCTCGAGCAGCTCCGCAAGGATCTCGGCGATGGGCACATCGTGGAGAACTTCCAGTACTCGATTCTGGAGATCTTCGACCCCAAGACCCGAGCTGACACGATCCTGGCTCGCGAGTCGTTCTGGAAGAACGCGCTGGACAGCCGCGCGCACGGGATGAACTGGAACTGA
- a CDS encoding restriction endonuclease subunit S codes for MREGWREARLGDVAAVSSTAVPLSSVTLPYIGLEHFDSGSPAIVRSALSSDMSGSGILVQPGDVLFSKLRPYLNKVAVAHETAVCSTEVLVWRPKLDTGISKAFLSLVLRSKESIDFANRSSKGTKMPRTSATAMVALPIALPPLSEQYRIVDLMTSVDTAIAAAEAEATAGRSSYMAHLTAEFTSGASFAPLGAALSRSEDRTRVEPDATYRLVGVLRSGEGFIDRGVEAGENIGYSTLTRVRENQLVYRKLTAWEGPISVSTQNEDGGFVSSEFPVFEVDSSRLLPDLLRHYCRWPGLWSLMQQRLKGSVLRRMRLNADQLEAIAVPMPGLTAQETSLRLLDSQWEHVATAHATAEALRTLRSNLLTVLLSGEHEIPESYDHLLNLDDEDDKGAAA; via the coding sequence ATGCGTGAGGGGTGGCGGGAGGCTCGGCTGGGGGATGTAGCGGCCGTCTCCTCGACTGCGGTACCTCTCTCGAGTGTGACGTTGCCGTACATCGGCCTTGAACACTTCGACAGCGGATCGCCTGCGATCGTGAGGAGTGCCCTTTCAAGCGACATGAGTGGCTCTGGGATCCTGGTTCAACCGGGTGACGTTTTGTTCAGCAAGCTGAGGCCTTATCTCAACAAGGTCGCTGTAGCGCATGAGACCGCAGTGTGCAGCACGGAGGTACTGGTGTGGAGGCCGAAGCTCGATACCGGCATCAGCAAGGCCTTCCTCTCCCTCGTCCTGCGGTCGAAGGAGTCCATCGACTTCGCGAATAGGTCTTCCAAGGGCACCAAGATGCCTCGCACCAGCGCGACGGCTATGGTTGCCCTCCCTATAGCTCTCCCCCCACTGTCAGAGCAGTACCGGATCGTGGATCTGATGACATCTGTCGACACCGCGATCGCTGCTGCTGAGGCGGAAGCGACCGCCGGACGATCTTCGTACATGGCGCATCTGACTGCGGAGTTCACCTCGGGCGCGAGTTTCGCTCCTCTCGGAGCAGCTCTATCGCGCTCTGAAGATCGAACGCGAGTCGAGCCCGATGCAACCTATCGGCTAGTGGGGGTGCTTCGATCCGGCGAGGGATTCATAGACCGCGGCGTCGAAGCGGGTGAGAACATCGGTTACTCGACCCTCACGCGCGTCAGAGAGAACCAGCTCGTGTATCGGAAGTTGACCGCCTGGGAGGGGCCCATCTCGGTTTCCACTCAGAACGAAGATGGTGGATTCGTCAGTAGCGAGTTCCCTGTTTTCGAGGTCGATAGCTCCAGACTGCTTCCCGATCTGCTTCGTCACTACTGTCGATGGCCGGGGTTATGGTCGCTGATGCAGCAGCGTCTGAAGGGGTCTGTTCTCCGACGCATGCGTCTCAACGCGGACCAGCTCGAAGCAATCGCCGTACCTATGCCGGGGCTCACTGCTCAGGAGACGTCGCTTCGACTATTGGATTCGCAGTGGGAGCACGTTGCGACAGCCCACGCCACTGCCGAAGCACTCCGCACGCTGCGCAGCAACCTGCTCACCGTGCTGCTCTCCGGAGAGCATGAGATCCCTGAGAGCTACGACCATCTCCTGAACCTCGACGACGAAGACGACAAGGGCGCAGCAGCATGA
- a CDS encoding DUF4839 domain-containing protein gives MTDSDVRPESETVKYETRSVQTVRGTEKLMISKWEGDGWEYVTQKPGKLRTELVFRRPKPKTPWKMYAILGGVLVILFTFIAIMAAITGGDGDDTPAPASTSSAEGGAPRDEPSEKPDEPIATAPIEEAPLTVDNSPVLAALLTGPSDGPTVAAFAQQYAGRLIEFDGSIGAMNSHEGYATRYDILITYGDYSETHSNGGPSFQFRDVNITNDLHLTGDVPDAIGVGTNVHVVARVGAFVDPMFLLEPVETRVR, from the coding sequence ATGACGGACAGTGACGTGCGCCCTGAGTCCGAGACGGTGAAGTATGAGACCAGGAGCGTCCAGACGGTCCGTGGCACCGAGAAGCTCATGATCTCGAAGTGGGAAGGGGACGGCTGGGAGTACGTCACCCAGAAGCCCGGCAAGTTACGCACCGAGCTCGTCTTCCGCCGCCCCAAGCCGAAGACTCCGTGGAAGATGTACGCGATCCTCGGCGGGGTGCTCGTGATTCTCTTCACCTTCATCGCCATCATGGCTGCGATCACGGGCGGTGACGGCGATGACACCCCGGCGCCGGCAAGCACCTCCAGCGCAGAAGGTGGCGCGCCGCGGGATGAGCCCTCGGAGAAGCCGGACGAGCCGATCGCAACGGCACCAATTGAGGAGGCTCCGTTGACGGTCGATAATAGCCCCGTCCTCGCGGCTCTTCTCACAGGTCCCTCAGACGGTCCGACTGTCGCGGCTTTCGCGCAGCAATACGCCGGTCGGTTGATCGAGTTCGATGGCTCGATCGGGGCGATGAACAGCCATGAGGGATACGCGACCCGGTACGACATCCTCATCACGTACGGGGATTACAGCGAGACTCACTCGAACGGCGGTCCGAGTTTCCAGTTCCGCGACGTCAACATCACAAACGACCTGCATCTGACGGGTGACGTTCCTGACGCGATTGGCGTCGGCACCAACGTGCACGTCGTCGCCCGGGTTGGCGCATTCGTAGACCCGATGTTCCTACTCGAGCCAGTGGAGACCAGGGTCCGCTGA
- a CDS encoding type I restriction endonuclease subunit R, with translation MTGYTEKGTVQKALVELLVDAGWAHVEGKDLPRTTQQVFIESDLRDAIERLNPALVGRTDAVLAKVRQVALSAAAEGLMTANEEFTHLLRGGGTVLMPDTNHDEPFRLLDFDNPGENTLLVSDEVTYQGARFDLVLWINGIPVVVGETKTPVSLVKSWKDGAKDIYTSYEVHQPAFFTPNLLSFATEGKDFRYAGVRTPLDHWQRWGSADVPATIEGWARVQMSVQGLLTPEVTLNLIEHYAMYDRQSDDGAARTIKLLPRYFQYASVEKIVERATSQAGSRGLIYHTQGSGKTLTMSWVATRLYFDPRMHNPTIVAVADRTQLVTQTFSQFASAGVPQPVKAGSTSSLQQALKDGARGIIATTVHKFAGAGVLTERENVILLVDEAHRTQEGSLGADMRAALPNAHRFGFTGTPIADLDRNTYQLFGDERDPGWALDTYDSDRSIADGTTVPMRVIPRPVRFDVAKEELDAAFDALADEEQLSDTQKESFARRVANARAIFHNPERIAQVAADIVAHFYASIDPHGMKAQVVVADQELCILYERALREELSRTGRGDQVAVVISATGKSEFEAYKLSEGEEEALLDRFRDVNDGLKFLVVTAKLGTGFNAPIEGVLYLDKPMKLHTLFQTITRTNRPWRHPDTGFTKRYGTIVDYVGLGGAFARAIAPSDPEHVQRELETDTLLENLEAALKEMRRRFVGITRDGSMDSLQQALERLPPGSEDRAEYRAEYLYAQGLWETIAPDEHLTEWEGDYRWYAQVYAAIPSEDSEDDILWERLGPKTRALVHQHMRNVRVDDKQVAVVIADAQTIKQMTDAGQLPPVPTEYEGKSAQEIMDSLTQRIRKKLDGGGANEAAYKSIAERLEQLRQQMITTAEDSLLWLTKLFTVGTDLKTVEDADEEGVLADLPDPNVGMLTRIFEEHKPAGMTVLVSQVAREVDQLVSHAVHPQWTSQEGSMKAIKRELNALFKRYGLPRTGEPMASAWKYILKHY, from the coding sequence ATGACCGGGTACACCGAAAAGGGCACTGTGCAGAAAGCGCTCGTCGAGCTGCTGGTCGATGCCGGATGGGCGCACGTGGAGGGCAAAGACCTCCCGCGCACGACGCAGCAGGTCTTCATCGAGAGTGACCTCCGCGACGCGATCGAGCGGCTGAACCCGGCCCTTGTGGGCAGAACCGACGCCGTGCTGGCGAAGGTCAGGCAGGTGGCCCTGAGCGCGGCGGCCGAGGGACTCATGACCGCCAACGAAGAGTTCACGCACCTGCTGCGCGGCGGCGGGACGGTGCTGATGCCGGACACCAACCATGACGAGCCGTTCCGGCTGCTGGACTTCGACAACCCCGGCGAGAACACCCTGCTGGTCTCGGACGAAGTGACCTATCAGGGCGCGCGGTTCGACCTGGTGCTGTGGATCAACGGCATCCCGGTCGTCGTCGGTGAGACCAAGACGCCGGTGTCGTTGGTGAAGAGCTGGAAGGACGGCGCCAAGGACATCTACACCTCCTACGAAGTGCACCAGCCTGCGTTCTTCACTCCCAACCTGCTCTCCTTCGCCACGGAGGGCAAAGACTTCAGGTACGCCGGTGTCCGCACGCCGTTGGATCACTGGCAGCGGTGGGGCTCGGCTGACGTGCCGGCGACCATCGAGGGCTGGGCGCGCGTGCAGATGAGCGTTCAGGGCCTGCTTACACCCGAGGTGACCCTGAACCTTATCGAGCACTACGCGATGTACGACCGGCAGTCCGACGACGGCGCCGCACGCACGATCAAGCTGCTGCCGCGCTACTTCCAGTACGCGTCCGTGGAGAAGATCGTCGAGCGCGCGACCAGCCAGGCAGGATCGCGGGGACTGATTTACCACACGCAGGGGTCCGGCAAGACGCTCACGATGAGCTGGGTGGCGACCCGGCTCTACTTCGACCCGCGGATGCACAACCCGACCATCGTCGCCGTGGCGGACCGCACGCAGCTGGTCACTCAGACCTTCTCCCAGTTCGCCTCTGCCGGCGTCCCCCAGCCGGTGAAGGCGGGGAGTACGAGCTCGCTGCAGCAGGCGCTCAAGGACGGAGCGCGGGGCATCATCGCCACCACCGTGCACAAGTTCGCCGGCGCCGGCGTGCTCACGGAGCGGGAGAACGTCATCTTGCTGGTCGACGAGGCGCACCGCACGCAGGAGGGGTCTCTCGGCGCCGACATGCGCGCGGCGCTGCCGAACGCGCACCGGTTCGGTTTCACCGGCACCCCGATCGCGGATCTGGACCGCAACACCTACCAGCTGTTCGGCGACGAGCGGGACCCCGGCTGGGCGCTGGACACGTACGACTCGGACCGCTCGATCGCCGACGGGACGACCGTCCCAATGAGAGTGATCCCCAGGCCCGTCCGGTTCGACGTCGCCAAGGAAGAGCTCGACGCGGCGTTCGACGCGCTGGCGGACGAGGAACAGCTCAGCGACACGCAGAAAGAGTCTTTCGCGCGTCGGGTCGCCAACGCCCGGGCGATCTTCCACAACCCCGAGCGGATCGCACAGGTGGCCGCCGACATCGTCGCGCACTTCTACGCCTCGATCGACCCGCACGGCATGAAGGCGCAGGTGGTCGTCGCCGACCAGGAGCTGTGCATCCTGTACGAGCGGGCGCTGCGGGAGGAGCTTTCGCGCACGGGCAGGGGTGACCAGGTAGCCGTCGTGATCTCCGCCACCGGCAAGAGCGAGTTCGAGGCGTACAAGCTCTCCGAGGGGGAGGAGGAAGCGCTGCTGGATCGGTTCCGTGACGTCAACGACGGCCTGAAGTTTCTCGTGGTTACGGCCAAGCTCGGCACCGGCTTCAACGCGCCCATCGAGGGGGTGCTGTACCTGGACAAGCCGATGAAGCTGCACACGCTCTTCCAGACCATCACCCGCACGAACAGGCCCTGGCGGCACCCGGATACCGGATTCACGAAGCGCTACGGCACGATCGTCGACTACGTCGGCCTCGGCGGTGCCTTCGCGCGCGCGATCGCCCCTAGCGACCCCGAGCACGTCCAGCGCGAGCTGGAGACGGACACGCTGCTGGAGAACCTTGAAGCCGCCCTCAAGGAGATGCGGCGCCGCTTCGTGGGCATCACCCGCGACGGTTCGATGGACTCGCTGCAGCAGGCTCTCGAGCGGCTCCCGCCCGGCAGCGAAGACCGCGCCGAGTACAGAGCCGAGTACCTCTACGCCCAGGGGCTGTGGGAGACGATCGCTCCCGATGAGCACCTGACCGAGTGGGAGGGCGACTACCGCTGGTACGCGCAGGTGTATGCCGCGATCCCGAGTGAGGACTCCGAGGACGACATCCTCTGGGAACGGCTCGGGCCGAAGACCCGTGCACTCGTGCACCAGCACATGCGCAACGTCCGGGTCGACGACAAGCAGGTCGCCGTGGTGATCGCCGACGCCCAGACCATAAAGCAGATGACCGACGCCGGTCAGCTGCCGCCGGTGCCGACCGAGTACGAAGGCAAGTCCGCGCAGGAGATCATGGACTCGCTCACCCAGCGGATCCGCAAGAAGCTCGACGGGGGCGGCGCCAACGAGGCTGCGTACAAGTCGATCGCCGAGCGGCTGGAGCAGCTGCGACAGCAGATGATCACCACCGCCGAAGACTCGCTCCTGTGGCTCACAAAGCTGTTCACCGTCGGCACGGACCTGAAGACCGTGGAGGACGCCGACGAAGAGGGCGTGCTCGCCGACCTGCCGGACCCGAACGTGGGGATGCTCACCCGGATCTTCGAGGAGCACAAGCCGGCGGGCATGACCGTGCTCGTCAGCCAGGTCGCTCGCGAAGTCGACCAGCTGGTCAGCCACGCCGTGCACCCGCAGTGGACGTCACAGGAGGGTTCCATGAAGGCGATCAAGCGTGAGCTGAACGCCCTCTTCAAGAGGTACGGTCTGCCGCGCACCGGCGAGCCGATGGCGTCGGCATGGAAGTACATCCTGAAGCACTACTGA